From Actinopolymorpha cephalotaxi, one genomic window encodes:
- a CDS encoding ATP-binding protein yields MRFGILGPTRAWRDDGSEVSLGGPVRRALLTLLLARAGEVVPADRLVDDLYGDRPPAGAGHALQSQVSRLRQALRPEVAVEGTATGYRLAVLPNAVDVAEFERLAGEGRAALAAGRPRQAAEVLRAALDLWRGEPLADAAEAESVRGDVVRLTEGHLGALEDLIEADLALGGQRAVVPRLRDLVGRHPLRERLHLLLVRALRGDGRQAEALAAYEDVRRLLADELGTDPGPDLTALHRDLLRGEAGPRPSPLPAQLTSFVGRDEDVERVEALLGSGRLVTLVGPGGVGKTRLAVEVAGRHQEVCLVELAPLRTADGLAHAVLAAAGLREGGLFARAADADPADRLVAALADRPLLLVLDNCEHLVEPVAAFAHQLLSAVPALRVLATSREPLGITGEQLWPVRGLAAPAADRLFADRAAAVRPDFVPGRANEDVVRRICASLDGLPLAIELAAARLRTLDVADLADRLDASVNAGVGGTVSDGVSGTRDEQVGDRFAVLSRGSRTADARHRTLRAVVAWSFDLLTPAEQAMARRLSVFAGGATAASAAHVCGWGVAAAEELLDSLADKSLVEVEQGRYRMLATIAAYGAERLAAAGETQGCVRAHADHFLSLAATADPHLRRAEQLTWLGRLDAELDNLLAALRRTVEAGDAERAAGLFAATAPYLWMRGLRGAVAGPAVALLDLLGSDPPAGTEDGYLLAALTAAADRAGRPAWERHRATAESLVTATPRHHPTITFLWPMINAVATDARIVLAVLRSGLDSPDPWERAVARVIWGYPLLAAGDLDSAGREFSAAADGFGALGDRWGTAFALDALAGRADLSGDHARALALTDEALALTEQLDAAEDIADLLCNRGDYRLRAAGPAAGEAARADYERAAAVAGRVGSRTYTAGALRGLGDVARLAGNLDEAARCYHQALDRLDPHWVKSSGHRTRALVGLGRIAQERGDLTTARARVSAAAAAAVSWGPLTDCALAVEALAGIALADADPAAAVRLLAAAGGLRGGDVPDAPDVARIRADARTALGEDAYAAAHAAGTGLSQAAACRLAGVPEEVLASSPRDLAEPLTGRPLTGPADGGERSV; encoded by the coding sequence ATGCGGTTCGGCATCCTCGGCCCCACCCGGGCCTGGCGCGACGACGGCTCCGAGGTCTCCCTCGGCGGCCCGGTCCGCCGAGCCCTGCTGACCCTGCTGCTCGCCCGGGCCGGTGAGGTGGTCCCGGCGGACCGGCTGGTCGACGATCTCTACGGCGACCGGCCACCGGCCGGAGCCGGGCACGCCCTGCAGTCCCAGGTGTCCCGGCTGCGCCAGGCGCTGCGCCCCGAGGTCGCGGTCGAGGGAACAGCGACCGGCTACCGGCTGGCCGTACTCCCCAACGCGGTCGACGTGGCCGAGTTCGAACGGCTCGCCGGAGAGGGTCGGGCCGCCCTCGCCGCGGGCCGCCCGCGCCAGGCGGCCGAGGTGCTGCGCGCCGCGCTGGACCTGTGGCGGGGAGAGCCACTCGCCGACGCCGCCGAGGCGGAGTCGGTCCGAGGCGACGTCGTACGCCTGACCGAGGGTCATCTCGGCGCGCTGGAGGACCTGATCGAGGCGGACCTGGCGCTGGGCGGGCAACGGGCCGTCGTACCCCGGCTTCGGGACCTCGTGGGCCGGCATCCCCTGCGCGAACGCCTGCACCTGCTGCTGGTCCGTGCGTTGCGCGGGGACGGGCGGCAGGCGGAGGCACTGGCGGCGTACGAGGACGTCCGGCGGCTGCTGGCCGACGAACTGGGCACCGACCCGGGTCCGGACCTCACCGCGCTGCACCGTGACCTGCTGCGTGGCGAGGCGGGTCCGCGACCGTCGCCGCTGCCGGCCCAGCTCACCAGCTTCGTCGGCCGCGACGAGGACGTCGAGCGGGTCGAAGCGCTGCTCGGCTCCGGGCGGCTGGTCACGCTGGTCGGCCCCGGCGGCGTGGGCAAGACCAGGTTGGCGGTGGAGGTGGCGGGACGTCACCAGGAGGTGTGCCTGGTGGAGCTGGCCCCGCTGCGTACGGCGGACGGGCTCGCCCACGCCGTGCTCGCCGCGGCCGGCCTGCGGGAGGGCGGTCTCTTCGCCCGGGCCGCGGACGCCGACCCGGCCGACCGGCTGGTGGCGGCGCTGGCCGACCGGCCGCTGCTGCTGGTCCTGGACAACTGCGAGCACCTCGTCGAGCCGGTCGCGGCGTTCGCCCACCAGCTGCTGTCGGCCGTTCCGGCCCTGCGGGTCCTCGCCACCAGCCGCGAGCCGCTCGGCATCACCGGTGAGCAGCTGTGGCCGGTACGCGGACTGGCGGCGCCGGCCGCGGACCGGCTGTTCGCCGACCGGGCCGCCGCCGTGCGGCCCGACTTCGTTCCAGGACGGGCGAACGAGGACGTCGTACGCCGGATCTGCGCGAGCCTCGACGGGCTCCCCCTGGCGATCGAGCTGGCCGCGGCACGGTTGCGGACGCTCGACGTCGCCGACCTGGCCGACCGGCTGGACGCGAGCGTGAACGCCGGCGTGGGCGGCACGGTGAGCGACGGGGTGAGCGGCACACGGGACGAGCAGGTGGGCGATCGCTTCGCGGTGCTGTCCCGCGGCAGCCGGACCGCCGACGCCCGCCACCGGACGCTGCGTGCGGTCGTGGCCTGGAGCTTCGACCTGCTCACCCCGGCCGAGCAGGCGATGGCCCGCAGGCTCAGTGTCTTCGCCGGCGGCGCGACCGCCGCGTCGGCCGCGCACGTGTGCGGGTGGGGCGTGGCCGCCGCGGAGGAGCTGCTGGACTCCCTTGCCGACAAGTCGCTGGTCGAGGTCGAGCAGGGCCGCTACCGGATGCTCGCCACGATCGCGGCGTACGGCGCGGAACGCCTCGCGGCCGCCGGCGAAACCCAGGGCTGCGTCCGGGCGCACGCCGACCACTTCCTGAGCCTGGCCGCCACTGCCGACCCGCACCTTCGCCGGGCCGAGCAGCTGACCTGGCTGGGCCGGCTGGACGCGGAGCTGGACAACCTCCTGGCGGCGTTGCGGCGTACGGTCGAGGCCGGTGACGCCGAGCGGGCAGCCGGGTTGTTCGCGGCGACGGCGCCGTACCTGTGGATGCGGGGGCTGCGCGGCGCGGTCGCCGGCCCGGCGGTCGCGCTCCTCGACCTGCTGGGTTCGGACCCGCCGGCCGGCACCGAGGACGGCTACCTCCTCGCCGCGCTCACCGCGGCCGCCGACCGGGCCGGCCGTCCGGCCTGGGAGCGGCACCGGGCGACCGCCGAGTCGCTGGTCACTGCCACGCCGCGGCACCACCCCACGATCACCTTCCTGTGGCCGATGATCAACGCGGTCGCGACCGACGCCCGGATCGTGCTCGCGGTGCTCCGGTCCGGGCTGGACAGCCCGGACCCGTGGGAGCGAGCCGTCGCCCGGGTCATCTGGGGTTACCCGCTGCTGGCCGCCGGTGACCTCGACTCGGCCGGCCGGGAGTTCTCCGCCGCCGCCGACGGCTTCGGGGCACTCGGCGACCGGTGGGGTACGGCGTTCGCCCTGGACGCCCTCGCCGGCCGGGCCGACCTGAGCGGCGACCATGCCCGGGCGCTCGCGCTCACCGACGAGGCGCTCGCCCTCACCGAACAACTGGACGCCGCCGAGGACATCGCCGACCTCCTCTGCAACCGGGGCGACTACCGGCTGCGGGCCGCCGGGCCCGCCGCCGGCGAGGCGGCCCGGGCCGACTACGAACGCGCCGCCGCCGTCGCCGGTCGCGTCGGCAGCCGCACCTACACCGCGGGTGCGCTGCGCGGTCTCGGCGACGTCGCACGACTCGCGGGGAACCTCGACGAGGCGGCCCGGTGCTACCACCAGGCGCTGGACCGCCTCGACCCGCACTGGGTGAAGAGCAGCGGGCACCGGACCCGGGCCCTGGTCGGCCTGGGCCGGATTGCTCAGGAACGCGGCGACCTCACCACCGCACGTGCCCGGGTGAGCGCGGCGGCCGCGGCCGCGGTGTCCTGGGGGCCACTGACCGACTGCGCCCTTGCCGTCGAGGCGCTCGCCGGGATCGCTCTGGCGGACGCGGATCCGGCCGCCGCGG
- a CDS encoding maltokinase N-terminal cap-like domain-containing protein: MMVKATQTTGLHDFLERQRWFAGKGREFTVESVHPLSWLSERGAWPAVRVVLVSVRYADADNAAPDVYQVPLSYYPEPADHLGHAAVSEWTEDELSSEPVWVYDAPHDKAAMSLLLGGLLGEVARTDLAFHRIGELDVPADEPSLVLTGEQSNTSLVYGEDVLLKLFRRVHHGRNADIEVHEAFARNDCDNVARLFGWMDAEWPDADGKTGRGDLGMFSTFFRTATDGWELAIASVRDLYAEADLHADEVGGDFAGESHRLGATVAQVHADLARYLPTGEWGREELAGLAAAMRSRLDDAVSIVPALGEYADRLRGAYDDLARTEAPVPVQQVHGDLHLGQVMRTVLGWRVIDFEGEPNRPWEERNLLDSPVRDVAGMLRSFDYAAQHLLADHSRADEHQLSYRAAEWAERNRTAFCEGYGEVAGTDPNEHAVLLRAYETDKAVYEVVYETRSRPDWVSIPLTAIQRLAG, translated from the coding sequence ATGATGGTGAAAGCCACTCAGACCACCGGCCTGCACGACTTCCTGGAACGGCAGCGGTGGTTCGCGGGCAAGGGCCGGGAGTTCACGGTCGAGTCCGTCCACCCACTGAGTTGGCTGTCCGAGCGCGGCGCCTGGCCCGCGGTGCGGGTGGTGCTGGTGTCCGTGCGGTACGCCGACGCCGACAACGCCGCCCCCGACGTCTACCAGGTCCCGCTCAGCTACTACCCCGAGCCCGCCGACCACCTCGGCCACGCCGCGGTGTCGGAATGGACCGAGGACGAGCTGTCCTCCGAACCCGTCTGGGTGTACGACGCGCCGCACGACAAGGCGGCCATGTCGCTGCTTCTCGGCGGGCTGCTGGGCGAGGTGGCGCGCACCGACCTCGCGTTCCACCGCATCGGCGAGCTCGACGTGCCCGCCGACGAACCCTCGCTGGTGCTGACCGGCGAGCAGAGCAACACCTCGCTGGTGTACGGCGAGGACGTTCTGCTCAAGCTCTTCCGCCGCGTGCACCACGGCCGCAACGCCGACATCGAGGTGCACGAGGCGTTCGCCCGCAACGACTGCGACAACGTGGCCCGGCTGTTCGGCTGGATGGACGCGGAGTGGCCCGACGCCGACGGCAAGACCGGCCGCGGCGACCTCGGCATGTTCAGCACCTTCTTCCGTACCGCCACCGACGGCTGGGAGCTCGCCATCGCCAGCGTGCGCGACCTCTACGCCGAGGCCGACCTGCACGCCGACGAGGTGGGCGGCGACTTCGCCGGCGAGTCGCACCGCCTGGGCGCCACCGTCGCGCAGGTGCACGCCGACCTGGCCCGGTACCTCCCGACCGGCGAGTGGGGCCGGGAGGAGCTGGCGGGACTGGCGGCGGCGATGCGGTCCCGGCTGGACGACGCGGTGTCGATCGTGCCCGCGCTGGGCGAGTACGCCGACCGGCTGCGCGGCGCCTACGACGACCTCGCCCGCACCGAAGCGCCGGTGCCCGTCCAGCAGGTGCACGGCGACCTGCACCTCGGCCAGGTGATGCGCACCGTCCTCGGCTGGCGGGTCATCGACTTCGAGGGCGAGCCCAACCGGCCGTGGGAGGAGCGCAACCTGCTGGACTCCCCCGTCCGCGACGTCGCCGGCATGCTGCGTTCGTTCGACTATGCCGCGCAGCACCTGCTCGCCGACCACAGCCGGGCAGACGAGCACCAGCTGAGCTACCGCGCGGCGGAGTGGGCCGAGCGCAACCGGACCGCGTTCTGCGAGGGGTACGGCGAGGTCGCCGGCACCGACCCGAACGAACACGCCGTGCTGCTGCGTGCGTACGAAACCGACAAGGCGGTGTACGAGGTCGTCTACGAGACGCGGAGCCGGCCCGACTGGGTGAGCATTCCGCTGACCGCGATCCAGCGCCTCGCCGGCTGA
- the treS gene encoding maltose alpha-D-glucosyltransferase, protein MTQTQLLHEGGLSSEPEWYKRAVFYEVLIRSFHDSSGDGVGDLKGLKEKLDYLEWLGIDALWLPPFYVSPLRDGGYDVADYTAISPDVGAHEDFVEFIEAAHQRGIRVIVDFVMNHTSDQHPWFQASRSDPDGPYGDFYVWADTDEGYADARIIFVDTETSNWTFDPVRKQYFWHRFFSHQPDLNFENPAVQEAIVDALRFWLDLGIDGFRLDAVPYLFEEEGTNCENLPRTHEFLKRVRKEVDADYPDRVLLCEANQWPADVVEYFGDLGSGGDECHMAFHFPVMPRIFMAVRRESRYPISEIMAQTPKIPDGCQWGIFLRNHDELTLEMVTDEDRDYMWGEYAKDPRMKANIGIRRRLAPLLENDTNQMELFTALLLSLPGSPIIYYGDEIGMGDNIWLGDRDGVRTPMQWTPDRNAGFSNCDPGRLALPVIMDSIYGFQAVNVESQLSNASSLLHWVRRMIHVRKQNPAFGSGSFTDLGGSNPSVLSFVREFGDDVVLCVNNLSRFPQPVELDLRRWEGAEPIELLGGVRFPKIGELPYLLTLGGHGFYWFLLPKLGGEEATG, encoded by the coding sequence ATGACCCAGACCCAGCTACTGCACGAGGGCGGCCTGAGCTCCGAGCCGGAGTGGTACAAGCGCGCCGTCTTCTACGAAGTCCTCATCCGGTCCTTCCACGACTCCTCCGGTGACGGCGTCGGTGACCTCAAGGGCCTGAAGGAGAAGCTCGACTACCTCGAGTGGCTCGGCATCGACGCCCTGTGGCTGCCGCCGTTCTACGTCTCCCCGCTGCGCGACGGCGGCTACGACGTGGCCGACTACACCGCCATCTCCCCCGACGTGGGGGCGCACGAGGACTTCGTCGAGTTCATCGAGGCGGCTCACCAGCGCGGCATCCGGGTGATCGTCGACTTCGTGATGAACCACACCTCCGACCAGCACCCGTGGTTCCAGGCGTCGCGGTCGGACCCGGACGGCCCCTACGGCGACTTCTACGTCTGGGCCGACACCGACGAGGGCTACGCCGACGCGCGGATCATCTTCGTCGACACCGAGACCAGCAACTGGACGTTCGACCCGGTGCGCAAGCAGTACTTCTGGCACCGGTTCTTCTCCCACCAGCCCGACCTGAACTTCGAGAACCCCGCGGTCCAGGAAGCGATCGTCGACGCGCTGCGCTTCTGGCTCGACCTCGGCATCGACGGGTTCCGGCTGGACGCGGTGCCCTACCTGTTCGAGGAGGAGGGCACCAACTGCGAGAACCTCCCCCGCACCCACGAGTTCCTCAAGCGGGTCCGCAAGGAGGTCGACGCCGACTACCCCGACCGGGTGCTGCTGTGCGAGGCCAACCAGTGGCCGGCGGACGTGGTGGAGTACTTCGGCGACCTCGGCAGCGGCGGGGACGAGTGCCACATGGCGTTCCACTTCCCGGTGATGCCGCGCATCTTCATGGCGGTGCGGCGGGAGTCGCGCTACCCGATCTCGGAGATCATGGCGCAGACGCCGAAGATCCCCGACGGGTGCCAGTGGGGCATCTTCCTGCGCAACCACGACGAGTTGACGCTGGAGATGGTCACCGACGAGGACCGCGACTACATGTGGGGCGAGTACGCCAAGGACCCCCGCATGAAGGCCAACATCGGCATCCGCCGGCGGCTGGCCCCGCTGCTGGAGAACGACACCAACCAGATGGAGCTGTTCACCGCGCTCCTGCTGTCCCTGCCCGGCTCGCCGATCATCTACTACGGCGACGAGATCGGCATGGGCGACAACATCTGGCTCGGTGACCGCGACGGCGTACGCACCCCGATGCAGTGGACGCCGGACCGCAACGCGGGCTTCTCCAACTGCGATCCCGGCCGGCTGGCGCTGCCGGTGATCATGGACTCGATCTACGGGTTCCAGGCGGTCAACGTCGAGTCGCAGCTGTCCAACGCGTCGTCCCTGCTGCACTGGGTACGCCGGATGATCCACGTCCGCAAGCAGAACCCCGCGTTCGGCTCGGGCAGCTTCACCGACCTCGGCGGCAGCAACCCCAGCGTGCTGTCCTTCGTCCGCGAGTTCGGCGACGACGTCGTACTCTGCGTCAACAACCTGTCCAGGTTCCCCCAGCCGGTCGAGCTCGACCTGCGCCGGTGGGAGGGTGCCGAGCCGATCGAGCTGCTGGGAGGGGTGCGGTTCCCGAAGATCGGCGAGCTGCCGTACCTCCTCACTCTCGGCGGCCACGGGTTCTACTGGTTCCTCCTCCCGAAGTTGGGTGGGGAGGAGGCCACGGGGTGA
- a CDS encoding alpha-1,4-glucan--maltose-1-phosphate maltosyltransferase, which yields MPAKNEQPRTTTGTAPTASPVTAATDGGASGTPNSPSPSPASPAATAATSTVFDTVVGRIPIINVTPDVRAGGRLPAKAVAGESLTVEATVFREGHDALGANVVTRGPGGRTLGWTPMRCDEPGTDRWSAQIRPDAEGDWTYSVEAWSHPVATWRHAAEVKIAAGVDVELMLAEGAIVLERAGANLPGEEAHGRDLLQAAVRALRDDSRPAQARLYAATAPDVEEILAAHPLRDMVTTSEEFPLRVDRERALYGSWYEFFPRSEGAYYDEHQGRWVSGTFKAAADRLPAIADLGFDVVYLPPIHPIGRVNRKGPNNTLDPAPGDPGSPWGIGSDEGGHDAVHPDLGTLEDFDAFVARANELGLEIALDLALQAAPDHPWVKEHPEWFTTLADGTIAYAENPPKKYQDIYPINFDNDPAGIYAEVLRVVRHWMSHGVRIFRVDNPHTKPVRFWEWLLAEVRRTDPDVLFLSEAFTRPPMLQTLAKVGFHQSYTYFTWRNTKEELESYFTELSHESSDFVRPNFFTNTQDILTSFLQTGGLPAFRIRAALAATGSPTWGVYSGFELGEHVALRPGSEEYLHSEKYQYRPRDWAAYEPGAERAGESIAPYLRQLNEIRRRHPALQRLRNLALHQVPDPNLLVFSKRDVLPDGRDDTVIVVINIDPYGPHDSVITLDMPALGLDWHDSFVVQDEFTGDSWRWGQHNYVRLDPAYHPAHILTLQRGSA from the coding sequence ATGCCTGCCAAGAACGAGCAGCCCAGGACCACGACCGGGACCGCCCCGACCGCCAGTCCGGTGACCGCGGCCACCGACGGCGGCGCCTCCGGCACCCCGAACAGTCCCAGTCCCAGCCCCGCCTCCCCTGCCGCGACCGCGGCGACGTCCACGGTCTTCGACACGGTCGTCGGCCGGATCCCGATCATCAACGTCACCCCCGACGTACGCGCCGGTGGGCGGCTGCCCGCGAAGGCCGTCGCCGGCGAGTCCCTCACGGTCGAGGCGACGGTGTTCCGGGAGGGCCACGACGCCCTCGGGGCCAACGTCGTGACCCGCGGACCCGGTGGCCGCACCCTCGGCTGGACGCCGATGCGGTGCGACGAGCCGGGCACCGACCGATGGTCGGCGCAGATCCGCCCCGACGCCGAGGGCGACTGGACGTACTCCGTGGAGGCGTGGAGCCACCCGGTGGCGACCTGGCGGCACGCCGCCGAGGTCAAGATCGCCGCCGGCGTCGACGTCGAGCTGATGCTGGCCGAGGGCGCGATCGTCCTCGAGCGCGCCGGCGCCAACCTGCCCGGTGAGGAGGCGCACGGCCGCGACCTGCTCCAGGCGGCGGTCCGGGCGCTGCGCGACGACTCGCGCCCGGCCCAGGCCCGTCTCTACGCCGCCACCGCGCCGGACGTCGAGGAGATCCTCGCCGCCCACCCGCTGCGCGACATGGTGACGACCTCGGAGGAGTTCCCGCTGCGGGTCGACCGCGAGCGTGCGCTCTACGGCAGCTGGTACGAGTTCTTCCCCCGGTCCGAGGGCGCCTACTACGACGAGCACCAGGGCCGCTGGGTGTCCGGCACGTTCAAGGCCGCCGCCGACCGGCTGCCCGCGATCGCCGACCTCGGCTTCGACGTGGTGTACCTCCCCCCGATCCACCCGATCGGGCGGGTCAACCGCAAGGGCCCGAACAACACCCTCGACCCCGCGCCCGGCGACCCCGGCTCCCCGTGGGGGATCGGCAGCGACGAGGGCGGGCACGACGCCGTGCACCCCGACCTCGGCACGTTGGAGGACTTCGACGCGTTCGTGGCCCGGGCCAACGAGCTCGGCCTGGAGATCGCCCTCGACCTCGCGCTGCAGGCGGCGCCGGACCACCCCTGGGTGAAGGAACACCCGGAGTGGTTCACCACGCTGGCCGACGGGACGATCGCCTACGCCGAGAACCCGCCGAAGAAGTACCAGGACATCTACCCGATCAACTTCGACAACGACCCCGCCGGGATCTACGCCGAGGTCCTCCGCGTCGTCCGGCACTGGATGAGCCACGGCGTCCGGATCTTCCGGGTGGACAACCCGCACACCAAGCCGGTGCGGTTCTGGGAGTGGCTGCTCGCCGAGGTCCGGCGTACCGACCCCGACGTGCTCTTCCTGTCCGAGGCGTTCACCCGGCCGCCGATGCTGCAGACCCTGGCCAAGGTCGGGTTCCACCAGTCGTACACCTACTTCACGTGGCGCAACACCAAGGAAGAGCTGGAGTCCTACTTCACCGAGCTCAGCCACGAGTCGTCGGACTTCGTACGCCCGAACTTCTTCACCAACACCCAGGACATCCTCACGTCCTTCCTGCAGACCGGCGGGCTGCCGGCGTTCCGGATCCGCGCGGCGCTGGCCGCCACCGGCTCGCCGACCTGGGGCGTCTACTCCGGGTTCGAGCTGGGCGAGCACGTCGCGCTCCGCCCGGGCAGCGAGGAGTACCTCCACTCGGAGAAGTACCAATACCGCCCGCGCGACTGGGCGGCGTACGAGCCGGGCGCCGAACGCGCGGGTGAGTCGATCGCGCCGTACCTCCGGCAACTCAACGAGATCCGCCGCCGGCACCCTGCCCTGCAGCGGCTGCGCAACCTCGCGCTGCACCAGGTGCCCGACCCCAACCTGCTGGTCTTCTCCAAGCGGGACGTGCTCCCCGACGGGCGCGACGACACGGTGATCGTGGTGATCAACATCGACCCGTACGGGCCGCACGACTCGGTGATCACCCTCGACATGCCCGCACTCGGACTGGACTGGCACGACTCGTTCGTGGTCCAGGACGAGTTCACCGGAGACAGTTGGCGATGGGGCCAACACAACTACGTCCGGCTCGACCCGGCGTACCACCCTGCCCACATCCTCACTCTTCAGCGGGGTTCCGCATGA
- the glgP gene encoding alpha-glucan family phosphorylase, which produces MRAIRRFTVRPVLPEPLAPLGDLAMNLRWSWHPPTQDLFAAVDPRLWASTGHDPMRLLSEVATDRLTELGSDETFLSDLRSVAADLDAYVHQDRWYQTLGSDVPRQIAYFSPEFGLTAVLPQYSGGLGILAGDHLKAASDLGAPLIGVGLLYRHGYFKQSLSGDGWQQERYPIVDPQAMPLSLLREADGTAARVSVGLPGDRRLVAQVWVAHVGRVPLLLLDSGIEDNEPAERDTTDRLYGGGTEHRLLQEMLLGVGGVRALRAYCRITGAPAPEVFHTNEGHAGFLGLERIREYVEDRGLDFDAAVEVTRAGTVFTTHTPVPAGIDRFARDLVQQHFGGDNEADGVPVDRILALGAEDYEGGDPGLFNMAVMGFRLGQRANGVSALHGVVSRGMFAGLWPGFDETEVPIASITNGVHAGTWVAREMTELVSRPEVDPTDRDGAEDWAGVDQVPESAIWKTKAAMRARLVDYARDRLRESWLARGASEAELGWVADALDPDVLTIGFARRVPSYKRLTLMLSDRDRLKRMLLDPERPIQLVIAGKSHPADDGGKRLIQEIVWFADDPEVRHRIVFLPDYDMGLAHPLVTGCDVWLNNPLRPYEACGTSGMKAALNGGLNVSIRDGWWDEWYDGQNGWAIPSADGVNDPDRRDDLEAHALYDLLEHQVAARFYDRDEHGLPRRWLEMVRHTLKSLGPKVLATRMFDDYVTKLYAPAALSSRAMNSSFDGARQLAAWKRRVREGWGGVHVDHVESVGTGEGAELGGAARLRVFVSLGGLSPDDVDIQVLHGRVDEADRLQTPSMVSLERAEDYEAGRYRYEGQVRFDRTGPVGYTVRILPKNADLSSPAELGLVAWPPAASPMVNGDLR; this is translated from the coding sequence GTGCGTGCCATCCGTCGATTCACTGTCCGGCCGGTCCTACCCGAGCCGCTCGCGCCGCTCGGCGACCTTGCCATGAACCTCCGCTGGTCCTGGCACCCGCCGACCCAGGACCTGTTCGCCGCCGTCGACCCCAGACTGTGGGCGTCGACCGGGCACGACCCGATGCGGCTCCTCAGCGAGGTCGCCACCGACCGGCTCACCGAGCTCGGCTCGGACGAGACCTTCCTGTCCGACCTGCGCTCGGTCGCCGCCGACCTGGACGCCTACGTGCACCAGGACCGGTGGTACCAGACGCTGGGATCGGACGTACCCCGCCAGATCGCCTACTTCTCGCCGGAGTTCGGCCTGACCGCCGTCCTCCCGCAGTACTCCGGTGGCCTCGGCATCCTCGCCGGTGACCACCTGAAGGCGGCCAGCGACCTCGGCGCCCCGCTGATCGGCGTCGGCCTCCTCTACCGCCACGGCTACTTCAAGCAGTCACTGTCGGGTGACGGCTGGCAGCAGGAGCGCTACCCGATCGTCGACCCCCAGGCGATGCCCCTCAGCCTGCTGCGCGAGGCCGACGGCACCGCCGCCCGAGTCTCCGTGGGCCTGCCGGGCGACCGCCGCCTGGTCGCCCAGGTCTGGGTCGCGCACGTCGGCCGGGTGCCGCTGCTGCTGCTCGACTCCGGCATCGAGGACAACGAGCCCGCCGAGCGCGACACCACCGACCGCCTCTACGGCGGCGGCACCGAGCACCGGCTGCTGCAGGAGATGCTGCTCGGCGTCGGCGGCGTGCGCGCGTTGCGCGCCTACTGCCGGATCACCGGCGCTCCCGCGCCCGAGGTGTTCCACACCAACGAGGGCCACGCCGGCTTCCTCGGGCTGGAACGCATCCGGGAGTACGTCGAGGACCGAGGGCTGGACTTCGACGCCGCGGTGGAGGTCACCCGCGCCGGCACCGTGTTCACCACCCACACCCCCGTACCCGCCGGAATCGACCGGTTCGCCCGGGATCTGGTCCAGCAGCACTTCGGCGGCGACAACGAGGCGGACGGCGTCCCGGTCGACCGCATCCTCGCGCTCGGCGCCGAGGACTACGAGGGCGGCGACCCGGGCCTGTTCAACATGGCCGTGATGGGCTTCCGGCTCGGCCAGCGCGCCAACGGCGTGAGCGCCCTGCACGGCGTGGTGAGCCGCGGCATGTTCGCCGGCCTGTGGCCGGGCTTCGACGAGACCGAGGTGCCGATTGCGTCGATCACCAACGGCGTGCACGCGGGGACCTGGGTGGCCCGGGAGATGACCGAGCTGGTGTCCCGCCCCGAGGTGGACCCCACCGACCGCGACGGCGCGGAGGACTGGGCCGGCGTCGACCAGGTTCCGGAGTCGGCGATCTGGAAGACCAAGGCCGCCATGCGCGCCCGGCTGGTCGACTACGCCCGCGACCGGCTGCGGGAGTCGTGGCTCGCCCGCGGCGCCTCCGAGGCCGAGCTGGGCTGGGTGGCCGACGCGCTCGACCCGGACGTGCTCACCATCGGGTTCGCCCGCCGGGTGCCGTCGTACAAGCGGCTCACCCTGATGCTGTCGGACCGGGACCGCCTCAAGCGGATGCTGCTCGACCCGGAGCGGCCGATCCAGCTGGTCATCGCGGGCAAGTCGCACCCGGCCGACGACGGCGGCAAGCGGCTGATCCAGGAGATCGTCTGGTTCGCCGACGACCCCGAGGTCCGGCACCGGATCGTGTTCCTGCCCGACTACGACATGGGCCTGGCCCACCCGCTGGTCACCGGCTGCGACGTGTGGCTCAACAACCCGCTGCGGCCGTACGAGGCCTGCGGTACGTCCGGCATGAAGGCGGCCCTCAACGGTGGGCTCAACGTCTCCATCCGCGACGGCTGGTGGGACGAGTGGTACGACGGCCAGAACGGCTGGGCGATCCCGTCCGCCGACGGGGTGAACGACCCCGACCGGCGCGACGACCTCGAGGCGCACGCGCTCTACGACCTGCTCGAGCACCAGGTGGCGGCGCGGTTCTACGACCGCGACGAGCACGGCCTGCCGCGCCGGTGGCTGGAGATGGTCCGGCACACGCTGAAGTCGCTCGGGCCGAAGGTGCTGGCCACCCGGATGTTCGACGACTACGTGACCAAGCTCTACGCCCCGGCGGCGCTGAGCTCGCGGGCGATGAACTCCTCCTTCGACGGCGCCCGGCAGCTCGCCGCGTGGAAGCGGCGGGTCCGGGAGGGCTGGGGCGGCGTGCACGTCGACCACGTGGAGTCCGTCGGCACCGGCGAGGGCGCCGAGCTGGGCGGAGCCGCGCGGCTGCGGGTGTTCGTCAGCCTGGGCGGGCTCTCACCCGACGACGTGGACATCCAGGTCCTGCACGGCCGGGTCGACGAGGCCGACCGGCTGCAGACCCCGAGCATGGTGTCGCTGGAGCGGGCCGAGGACTACGAGGCGGGCCGCTATCGCTACGAGGGACAGGTGCGCTTCGACCGGACCGGCCCGGTGGGCTACACCGTGCGGATCCTGCCGAAGAACGCCGACCTCAGCTCGCCGGCCGAACTCGGCCTGGTGGCCTGGCCGCCGGCGGCGTCGCCGATGGTCAACGGCGACCTGCGCTGA